The following coding sequences are from one Methanococcoides methylutens window:
- a CDS encoding adenylate kinase — MNVVLFGPPGAGKGTQAKELAKHYQIPHISTGDILRANVRDGTELGREAKGYMDKGELVPDEVLIGIIKNRLTESDCKTGYLLDGYPRTTPQADALSGILDDIGMPLEVVLNIDVADEELVTRLCGRYMCNCGESYHIKFNPPKEEGVCNACGAQLYQRDDDKEDVIRQRLDSYKEKTQPLIDYYKGKGILVNIDGAGEIGRVFSDICEVLDQYK, encoded by the coding sequence ATGAACGTTGTGTTATTTGGTCCACCGGGTGCAGGAAAAGGCACCCAGGCCAAGGAACTGGCTAAGCATTATCAGATCCCTCACATATCTACCGGTGATATCTTGAGGGCTAACGTGCGTGATGGTACCGAACTTGGGCGTGAAGCCAAGGGATACATGGATAAAGGTGAACTTGTGCCTGATGAAGTATTGATTGGTATTATCAAGAACCGCCTCACAGAGTCTGACTGCAAGACCGGATATCTTCTTGATGGGTATCCAAGGACAACTCCTCAGGCAGACGCTCTGTCAGGTATCCTTGATGATATTGGGATGCCTCTTGAAGTCGTCCTCAATATTGATGTTGCCGATGAGGAACTTGTAACCCGTCTTTGTGGAAGGTACATGTGTAATTGTGGTGAGAGCTATCACATCAAGTTCAATCCTCCAAAAGAAGAGGGTGTCTGTAATGCATGTGGTGCACAGCTCTACCAGCGCGATGATGATAAAGAGGATGTCATCAGGCAAAGACTCGATTCCTATAAAGAGAAGACTCAGCCTCTTATCGATTATTACAAGGGTAAAGGTATCCTTGTTAATATTGATGGGGCTGGTGAGATCGGCAGGGTATTTTCAGATATCTGCGAAGTACTTGACCAGTACAAGTAA
- a CDS encoding 50S ribosomal protein L6 — MAKEIKKIISIPEGVTVTLENNVLSASGPKGTNTRFVWYPGVNIEVNGSEVVVDSPSSRKKQKAMVGTLSSHINNMMKGAVDGFEYHMKVVYSHFPMQLKVEGKQFVISNFLGEKKPRVSKILGETTVKTSGDEVIVSGINKEDVGQTAANIEQKTKIKRFDPRVFQDGIYIVEKRV, encoded by the coding sequence ATGGCAAAAGAAATCAAAAAAATAATCTCGATTCCTGAAGGTGTGACAGTAACGTTAGAAAATAACGTTCTGTCCGCTTCAGGGCCCAAAGGTACCAACACAAGATTCGTGTGGTATCCAGGTGTAAACATTGAAGTGAACGGTTCAGAAGTGGTCGTTGACTCTCCATCATCGAGGAAAAAACAGAAAGCAATGGTCGGAACGCTTTCTTCCCACATCAATAATATGATGAAGGGAGCTGTGGATGGATTTGAGTATCACATGAAAGTGGTCTACTCTCACTTTCCAATGCAGCTTAAGGTCGAAGGAAAGCAGTTTGTCATCAGTAACTTCCTTGGTGAGAAGAAGCCAAGGGTTTCCAAGATCCTTGGTGAGACAACTGTAAAAACAAGTGGTGATGAAGTCATTGTCTCCGGTATCAACAAGGAAGATGTCGGTCAGACCGCTGCTAATATCGAGCAGAAGACAAAGATCAAGCGCTTTGATCCACGTGTGTTCCAGGATGGTATATACATCGTTGAGAAGAGGGTATGA
- a CDS encoding DUF106 domain-containing protein: MADSNFKKTAERFVLAVGISLMIGILVLGEEGREGIGAIVGILMDPISAMVGDGNFHIMLFIMAAITALYASLIQKYTINWQLMRNTQERMKSFQKEFREAQLSQNTYMVKKLEEQRADMMSDQMEMSKQQFKPMAYISIISLPLFMWAYHYISLHPGASLVFPFWGEQELVTTVLGPIQYWIFWYFITSLAISQVVRKALDIGGV; encoded by the coding sequence ATGGCAGATTCAAATTTCAAGAAAACAGCAGAAAGGTTTGTACTGGCGGTCGGTATCTCTTTAATGATAGGGATTCTTGTTCTCGGTGAGGAGGGCAGGGAGGGTATCGGAGCTATCGTTGGCATCCTGATGGACCCTATAAGTGCTATGGTCGGTGATGGCAACTTCCATATAATGTTGTTCATCATGGCAGCAATCACTGCTTTGTATGCATCACTTATTCAGAAATATACCATTAACTGGCAACTTATGCGCAACACACAGGAGCGCATGAAGTCCTTCCAGAAGGAATTCCGTGAGGCACAGCTCTCACAGAATACCTATATGGTCAAGAAATTAGAAGAACAGCGTGCTGATATGATGTCTGACCAGATGGAAATGTCAAAGCAGCAGTTCAAACCGATGGCATATATCAGTATTATATCTTTGCCTCTTTTCATGTGGGCATACCATTACATTAGCCTGCATCCGGGTGCTTCACTCGTATTCCCATTTTGGGGAGAGCAGGAGCTTGTGACCACTGTTCTGGGTCCGATCCAGTACTGGATATTCTGGTATTTCATCACATCACTGGCTATCAGTCAGGTAGTGCGTAAAGCACTGGATATTGGTGGCGTCTAA
- a CDS encoding RNA-guided pseudouridylation complex pseudouridine synthase subunit Cbf5, whose amino-acid sequence MVSSRISKDVDMMVVKAHATTNAAYGCKPEDRPILDYINLGVVNIDKPVGPTSHEVTAWIRDMVGVSKAGHSGSLDPGVTGVLPVMLGKATKAVSALRLSGKEYICLMHLHNDVPEVKIRRVCKDFNGPIYQTPPIISAVKRQLRIRNIYYLDVLEIDGREVLMRVGCEAGTYLRKLCHDIGLILGCGAHMKQLRRTGTGPFREDTLVTLYDLKDACVFWQEDNDETELRKLILPMEAGLSHLPRIVIRDTAVDAICRGAYLAVSGIVSFSKSIKKDDKIALFTLKGEAVALCKASMDSDELLNNDHGIACITERVIMDAAIYPSCWTTK is encoded by the coding sequence ATGGTTTCATCAAGAATTTCTAAAGACGTGGATATGATGGTCGTAAAGGCACATGCCACCACGAATGCCGCATATGGTTGCAAGCCGGAAGATCGTCCTATTCTTGATTACATTAATCTGGGTGTTGTGAACATCGACAAACCTGTAGGTCCTACCAGTCATGAGGTGACGGCATGGATCAGGGATATGGTGGGTGTAAGCAAGGCCGGTCATTCCGGTTCACTTGATCCCGGTGTTACAGGTGTACTTCCAGTGATGCTTGGGAAAGCTACTAAAGCAGTCTCAGCACTGCGCCTTTCGGGCAAGGAATACATTTGCCTCATGCACCTTCACAATGACGTTCCTGAAGTTAAGATCAGGCGTGTCTGTAAGGACTTCAACGGTCCCATTTACCAGACCCCTCCTATTATCTCTGCTGTCAAGAGGCAGTTGCGAATCAGGAATATCTATTATCTTGATGTTCTAGAGATCGACGGCAGGGAAGTGCTCATGAGGGTAGGCTGTGAGGCGGGGACATATCTGCGCAAGCTTTGCCATGACATTGGTCTCATACTGGGCTGTGGTGCTCACATGAAGCAACTACGCAGGACAGGCACAGGTCCATTCAGGGAGGACACTCTGGTGACCCTCTATGATCTCAAGGATGCCTGTGTTTTCTGGCAGGAGGACAACGACGAGACTGAGCTTCGAAAGCTTATACTCCCAATGGAGGCTGGTTTGTCTCATCTGCCCCGCATTGTTATACGCGATACTGCCGTAGATGCGATATGCAGGGGTGCATACCTTGCAGTTTCAGGTATCGTTTCTTTTAGCAAGAGCATAAAAAAGGACGACAAGATCGCGTTATTCACCTTAAAAGGAGAAGCTGTAGCACTATGCAAGGCATCTATGGATTCCGACGAACTACTGAACAATGATCACGGAATAGCCTGTATCACCGAAAGAGTAATAATGGATGCCGCTATTTATCCAAGTTGCTGGACGACAAAATAA
- the secY gene encoding preprotein translocase subunit SecY, which produces MSLRESLEPFFNRLPAVASPEGHVHFKNKLMWTLGILVLYFALANVPLFGLSKDSIDLFEQYRAFFAGASGSLMLLGIGPIVTASIVLQLLVGADVIKLNMSDPADQAFFQGAQKFMVFVMIVLEALPQIVGGYIQPDAGVASALGVGLGVVTSIIFIQICIGGMLILFMDEIVSKWGIGSGVGLFIVAGVSQQIVTGLFNWGLDTGGLPIGILPKWIYIAQNVGLDYIFTGDGAMFLLIRGGILALVSTVAIFLLVVYVESTRIEIPLAHSAVRGARGRFPVKLIYASVLPMILVRALQANIQMIGLLLSGRGITLFGEYYGSTPINGVMYYLAPINSPYDWIPSLVRETFTGYGVPVPSMWQVGLHVLVDATFLIVGGIIFALFWIETTGMGAKPTAQKVFNSGMQIPGFRRNVGSIEKVMVRYIPKVTVIGGAFIGVLTLVASLLGTIGGAGGTGLLLTVSIVYRLYEDIASEQMMEMHPMVRSFFGQE; this is translated from the coding sequence ATGAGTCTCAGGGAGAGTTTGGAACCGTTTTTTAACAGATTGCCCGCCGTTGCAAGTCCGGAGGGGCATGTGCATTTTAAGAACAAGCTAATGTGGACTCTTGGAATATTGGTACTTTACTTTGCACTCGCAAATGTACCCCTTTTTGGTCTTTCCAAGGATTCTATTGACCTGTTCGAACAATATAGAGCGTTCTTTGCTGGAGCATCAGGATCACTAATGCTTCTTGGTATAGGTCCTATTGTTACCGCATCGATTGTCCTTCAGCTTCTTGTGGGAGCTGACGTTATCAAGCTCAATATGTCCGATCCTGCAGACCAGGCGTTCTTCCAGGGTGCTCAGAAATTTATGGTCTTTGTAATGATCGTTCTTGAAGCTCTTCCACAGATCGTAGGAGGCTATATACAGCCGGATGCCGGAGTAGCATCTGCTCTTGGAGTTGGTCTTGGAGTTGTTACCTCCATTATATTCATCCAGATCTGTATAGGTGGGATGCTTATCCTTTTCATGGATGAGATCGTGTCAAAATGGGGAATTGGTTCCGGTGTGGGACTGTTCATCGTTGCTGGTGTTTCACAGCAGATCGTAACTGGATTATTCAACTGGGGACTCGACACCGGAGGTCTTCCTATCGGAATTCTTCCAAAGTGGATATATATCGCTCAGAATGTAGGGCTAGATTACATTTTCACAGGCGATGGGGCTATGTTCCTGCTTATCAGAGGTGGAATCCTGGCACTTGTGAGTACTGTTGCGATCTTCCTGCTGGTAGTATATGTAGAAAGTACCCGCATTGAGATTCCATTAGCACACAGCGCTGTAAGAGGTGCAAGGGGTAGGTTCCCTGTAAAGCTTATCTATGCATCCGTTCTTCCAATGATCCTTGTAAGGGCTCTTCAGGCGAACATACAGATGATAGGTCTGCTACTTTCAGGACGTGGTATTACTCTGTTTGGTGAATACTATGGTTCCACTCCTATCAATGGGGTGATGTACTATCTGGCACCTATAAACAGTCCTTATGACTGGATACCTTCACTTGTAAGGGAAACATTTACGGGATATGGTGTTCCGGTGCCTTCAATGTGGCAGGTAGGATTACATGTTCTCGTTGATGCAACATTCCTTATCGTTGGTGGTATTATATTCGCTCTGTTCTGGATCGAAACTACTGGCATGGGTGCCAAACCTACTGCACAGAAAGTGTTCAATTCAGGAATGCAGATCCCTGGTTTCAGGCGTAATGTTGGAAGTATCGAGAAGGTCATGGTTAGGTACATCCCGAAGGTAACCGTTATTGGTGGTGCCTTCATTGGCGTACTCACACTTGTGGCAAGTTTGCTGGGTACTATTGGTGGTGCCGGAGGTACAGGGTTACTGCTTACAGTAAGTATTGTATATCGTTTGTATGAGGATATTGCATCTGAACAGATGATGGAAATGCATCCAATGGTCAGATCTTTCTTCGGACAAGAGTAA
- a CDS encoding 30S ribosomal protein S5, with amino-acid sequence MAYEYNEEWVPKTRLGTLVSEGQVTSMDEAMDSGLPIRESKIVDILLPDLEDEVLDINMVQRMTDSGRRVKFRATVIVGNGDGFVGLGQAKDVQVGPAIRKAIDNAKINITRIKRGCGSWECGCGLPHTVPSEVNGKAGSVTVVLKPAPRGLGLAAGGTAKKVLEKAGVKDVWTRTEGQTRTTLNFAKATYNALMNTGTVRRPIVFDETED; translated from the coding sequence ATGGCATATGAATATAATGAGGAATGGGTACCCAAGACAAGGCTTGGTACGCTTGTTTCAGAAGGACAGGTTACTTCCATGGATGAAGCCATGGATTCCGGTCTCCCTATAAGGGAATCAAAAATCGTTGATATATTATTACCTGATCTGGAGGACGAAGTTCTCGATATCAACATGGTTCAGAGGATGACCGACTCCGGAAGACGTGTCAAGTTCAGGGCAACCGTTATTGTTGGAAACGGCGATGGTTTTGTTGGACTTGGTCAGGCAAAGGATGTACAGGTAGGACCTGCTATCAGAAAGGCTATTGACAATGCAAAGATCAACATCACACGTATCAAACGTGGATGCGGTTCATGGGAATGCGGTTGTGGACTTCCACATACCGTTCCTTCCGAGGTCAATGGAAAGGCAGGTAGTGTCACTGTAGTATTGAAGCCTGCACCACGTGGACTTGGACTTGCTGCTGGAGGCACTGCAAAGAAAGTGCTTGAAAAAGCAGGTGTCAAGGACGTATGGACCCGTACAGAAGGTCAGACAAGGACCACTCTCAACTTCGCAAAGGCAACATACAATGCTCTGATGAACACAGGCACTGTAAGAAGACCAATTGTATTTGATGAGACGGAGGACTGA
- a CDS encoding cytochrome c3 family protein, protein MCIAVGFDDCADCHQDSYNLWSSSAHNIADCGICHSPAESGFEGHISNPSDSVPTADLSSEVCGDCHAAIFDEWNEFGEVGFDMEAMASHSEPTEIAEPYVLHSDVSCVVCKSTDGAILNLEEAEVYMLNEEAAHDLNVTEWTISCVACHDPHEGGLWLENSTLLCGNCHNTEGLVADGNTPVVRHAQWEMVSTSGYVDGTHPTAIGCVDCHMSMIPLDGEVTTGHDFDFDAVALSDPDASNGCYMCHQDSLTSLIEEKQAPISQKLSDLNSLKEEANIALESVNGTDSYEIQLANYNDGLFYLTEVENDGSVGIHNLVRAHSDLDMSENFFNSVIEGSSGVDEPADQVPAPGGIVVLMVFATVAFLLKRD, encoded by the coding sequence GTGTGTATAGCGGTAGGCTTTGATGACTGTGCGGACTGTCATCAGGATTCTTATAATCTGTGGAGCTCTTCTGCCCACAATATTGCAGATTGTGGAATCTGCCATTCTCCTGCTGAAAGTGGTTTTGAAGGTCACATTTCGAACCCTTCTGATTCAGTTCCAACTGCAGATCTGTCTTCAGAGGTTTGTGGGGATTGCCATGCTGCCATCTTTGATGAGTGGAATGAGTTTGGCGAGGTGGGATTCGATATGGAGGCAATGGCAAGCCATTCCGAGCCGACGGAGATCGCAGAACCTTACGTACTGCACTCGGATGTCTCCTGTGTAGTGTGCAAGAGCACTGATGGTGCAATATTGAACCTTGAAGAGGCAGAGGTATATATGCTGAACGAGGAAGCTGCTCATGACCTGAATGTAACGGAATGGACAATATCATGTGTTGCCTGTCATGATCCTCATGAAGGTGGCCTCTGGTTGGAAAATAGCACACTTCTCTGTGGCAACTGCCATAATACAGAGGGCTTGGTTGCAGATGGTAACACACCGGTCGTCAGGCATGCGCAGTGGGAAATGGTCAGTACGTCGGGATATGTTGATGGAACTCACCCCACAGCAATAGGTTGTGTTGATTGCCATATGTCAATGATACCTTTGGACGGTGAAGTTACTACAGGTCATGACTTTGATTTCGATGCAGTGGCGCTTTCAGACCCAGATGCATCCAATGGCTGTTATATGTGCCATCAGGACTCGTTGACATCACTGATTGAGGAAAAGCAAGCTCCAATTTCACAGAAACTCTCTGATCTCAATTCATTAAAAGAAGAAGCAAACATTGCTCTTGAAAGTGTCAATGGAACGGATTCCTATGAAATCCAGCTTGCCAACTATAATGACGGGCTTTTCTATCTTACAGAAGTTGAAAACGACGGCAGCGTTGGTATCCATAACCTAGTTCGTGCCCATTCCGATCTTGATATGTCCGAAAATTTCTTCAACTCGGTCATTGAGGGAAGTTCGGGAGTTGATGAACCTGCAGACCAGGTGCCCGCACCAGGTGGAATAGTTGTATTAATGGTATTTGCTACAGTTGCCTTCTTACTGAAGAGGGACTGA
- a CDS encoding 50S ribosomal protein L32e: MEDTVNETNMKEAVTTKLALDDESKRLFKVRKVQKAKKPAFKRTDSHKYKRLDSNWRRPRGLQGKQRRHIAAKGALAQAGYGSPVAVKGLHPSGYAEVLVNTIKDVDDVDASFEAIRVGRTVGARKKAIIEAKATEMGIKILNPTRSE; encoded by the coding sequence ATGGAAGATACAGTTAATGAAACTAACATGAAAGAAGCAGTGACCACCAAACTTGCACTTGATGATGAGTCCAAGAGACTTTTTAAAGTCAGGAAAGTCCAGAAGGCTAAGAAACCTGCATTCAAGAGGACTGATTCACACAAGTACAAGCGTCTGGATTCCAACTGGAGAAGACCAAGAGGTCTTCAGGGCAAGCAGCGCAGGCATATCGCCGCAAAAGGTGCTCTTGCACAGGCAGGATATGGTAGTCCTGTAGCAGTAAAAGGTCTTCACCCATCTGGGTATGCAGAAGTCCTTGTGAACACCATTAAAGATGTTGATGACGTTGATGCTTCCTTTGAGGCTATAAGGGTCGGAAGGACCGTTGGTGCAAGGAAGAAAGCAATCATCGAAGCAAAAGCAACTGAAATGGGTATTAAGATATTGAACCCTACCAGGAGTGAGTAA
- a CDS encoding 50S ribosomal protein L18, with amino-acid sequence MATGARYKVPFRRRREGRTDYHQRLRLLLSKEDRVVVRKSARHMQLQLVAPDAKGDMTLTSAISTELEKYGYEGSTGNTTAAYLTGLLFGYRALKEGYESGVLDIGIQASSPGCRVYAALKGVVDAGLDVPHNSSVFPSDERIRGEHVAEYMEGSNLPEVFEAVKEKILAEFS; translated from the coding sequence ATGGCTACAGGAGCCCGTTATAAAGTCCCATTCAGGCGACGAAGGGAAGGGCGTACAGATTATCACCAGAGACTCAGGTTACTTCTCTCAAAAGAGGATCGTGTGGTTGTGCGTAAGAGTGCAAGACACATGCAGTTGCAACTTGTGGCACCAGATGCAAAGGGAGATATGACATTAACGTCAGCTATCTCTACTGAGCTTGAGAAATATGGATACGAGGGATCAACCGGTAACACAACCGCAGCATACCTTACAGGTCTCTTGTTCGGATACAGGGCACTTAAGGAAGGCTATGAGAGCGGTGTACTGGATATCGGAATTCAGGCATCATCACCAGGATGTCGCGTGTATGCAGCACTCAAAGGTGTTGTTGACGCAGGACTGGATGTGCCTCACAATTCTTCAGTATTCCCATCTGATGAGCGTATAAGAGGAGAACACGTTGCAGAATATATGGAAGGATCCAATCTGCCGGAAGTGTTCGAAGCAGTTAAGGAAAAGATCCTTGCAGAGTTCAGTTAA
- a CDS encoding DJ-1/PfpI family protein, whose amino-acid sequence MTDQKKILMIVAQENFRDEEFFEPKEVFEKNGAKVTVASNTTKKAKGILGGEVKPDLSISDVNIDEYDAISITGGGGSRQYLWDNKELQDIVRKAKDQGKVVAAICISPVVLANAGVLEGKKSTVFKNDETVRILKERGAKHKDKGVISDGKIVTGRDPKSAKEYGKAVLKAIN is encoded by the coding sequence ATGACAGACCAGAAGAAAATACTCATGATAGTTGCACAGGAAAACTTCAGGGACGAGGAATTCTTTGAACCAAAGGAAGTGTTTGAGAAAAATGGTGCTAAGGTCACCGTTGCCAGCAACACAACGAAAAAAGCAAAAGGAATTCTCGGAGGAGAGGTGAAACCTGACCTCAGCATCTCTGATGTGAACATAGACGAATATGATGCCATATCCATCACAGGTGGCGGAGGTTCCAGACAATACCTGTGGGACAACAAGGAACTGCAGGATATTGTAAGAAAAGCAAAGGATCAGGGCAAGGTCGTTGCTGCAATATGCATATCCCCTGTCGTACTCGCAAATGCCGGTGTTCTTGAAGGAAAGAAAAGTACGGTTTTCAAGAACGATGAGACAGTTAGGATACTTAAGGAAAGGGGAGCTAAGCACAAGGATAAAGGAGTGATCTCAGATGGAAAGATTGTCACAGGAAGAGATCCTAAAAGTGCTAAGGAATACGGAAAAGCAGTCCTTAAAGCCATCAATTAA
- the cmk gene encoding (d)CMP kinase, with the protein MLLTISGLPGSGTTTVGKLLAEHYGVEMISAGDVFRGLAKERGMTLAEFGSLAESDPSIDIEIDKRQREIANRSDDLILEGRLAGHMAANALKLWIKAPMEVRVRRIVEREGSSFDVRLKETMGREASEALRYKEIHSIDINDLSIYDVVIDSSRWDQFAITDILIRAIDGYGGFK; encoded by the coding sequence ATGCTTTTAACTATTAGTGGACTGCCGGGCAGTGGGACCACAACCGTGGGTAAGCTACTGGCAGAACATTATGGCGTGGAGATGATCTCCGCAGGTGATGTTTTCAGAGGTCTTGCAAAAGAACGCGGAATGACACTTGCAGAGTTTGGCAGTCTTGCAGAGTCTGATCCTTCAATAGACATTGAGATCGACAAAAGACAGCGCGAGATCGCCAATCGTTCCGATGATCTTATTCTTGAAGGGCGGCTTGCAGGACATATGGCTGCAAATGCTCTGAAGTTGTGGATCAAAGCTCCCATGGAAGTGCGTGTCAGGAGAATAGTCGAAAGAGAAGGCTCATCCTTTGATGTACGTCTGAAGGAGACTATGGGGCGTGAAGCTTCAGAAGCATTACGTTACAAAGAGATCCATTCAATTGATATCAACGATCTTTCTATCTATGATGTAGTTATTGATTCCAGTCGCTGGGACCAATTTGCGATCACAGACATTCTTATCCGGGCCATCGATGGCTATGGCGGATTTAAATAA
- a CDS encoding 30S ribosomal protein S8 — protein sequence MVLLDPLADALSTIKNAEAVGKDSCTIKPASKLIGNVLKVMKDRGYIGEFEFVEDGKAGIYTVELIGRINKCGAIKPRYSVGATEFEKWEKQFLPAKNFGVLILTTPQGVISQYEARENNVGGQLLSFVY from the coding sequence ATGGTATTATTAGATCCTCTTGCTGACGCGTTATCTACTATCAAGAACGCTGAAGCTGTTGGTAAAGATTCCTGCACTATCAAGCCCGCATCAAAGCTCATAGGAAATGTCCTTAAGGTCATGAAGGATCGTGGATATATCGGTGAGTTCGAGTTTGTGGAAGATGGTAAGGCTGGAATATATACAGTAGAACTTATTGGACGTATTAACAAGTGTGGAGCTATCAAGCCACGTTATTCAGTTGGAGCAACCGAGTTTGAGAAATGGGAGAAACAGTTCCTTCCAGCAAAGAACTTTGGTGTTCTGATCCTTACGACCCCTCAGGGAGTAATCTCCCAGTATGAGGCTCGTGAGAATAACGTTGGTGGCCAGTTATTATCATTTGTGTACTAA
- a CDS encoding 50S ribosomal protein L30: MFAVVRMRGQVNVRGEIEDTLGMLRLHKVNHCVFLADNPNNRGMIQKAKDYIAYGTIDADTLADVIAKRGRLEGDERVTDAYVKENTDFDSIKAFAEALVSGNAKINDVPGLKPVFRLHPPRKGHAGIKRTAQQGGVLGNHGEDIKTLLNKMR; the protein is encoded by the coding sequence ATGTTCGCAGTAGTCAGAATGAGGGGCCAGGTAAATGTTCGCGGTGAGATCGAGGATACTCTCGGTATGCTTCGCCTTCACAAGGTCAACCATTGTGTATTCCTTGCTGACAACCCTAACAACAGGGGTATGATCCAGAAAGCAAAGGATTACATTGCATACGGTACTATTGATGCTGATACTCTGGCAGATGTAATTGCCAAGCGCGGCAGGCTCGAGGGCGATGAACGTGTGACAGATGCTTATGTGAAGGAGAATACTGATTTCGACTCCATTAAAGCATTCGCAGAAGCTCTTGTCAGCGGTAATGCAAAGATCAATGACGTTCCTGGTCTGAAGCCGGTTTTCAGGCTTCACCCACCAAGGAAAGGTCACGCTGGTATTAAGAGGACCGCTCAGCAGGGCGGTGTCCTTGGAAACCATGGCGAAGACATAAAGACACTTTTGAACAAGATGAGGTGA
- a CDS encoding uL15m family ribosomal protein — protein sequence MSNKTNTKKFRGSRTCGGGTTKNRRGAGNRGGRGRSGENKHHFTRALQLGYIRGSNRGFSRPLKMIRDVSVVNVGELDELADQLVEDGFAQLEEGAYAINLADLEIEKVLGTGKVTKNMVVTASSFSGVARNKIENAGGSCVEIEE from the coding sequence ATGAGCAACAAAACCAATACAAAGAAGTTCAGGGGTTCACGCACCTGCGGTGGCGGTACTACCAAGAATCGCCGTGGTGCAGGTAACCGTGGTGGACGTGGTAGGTCCGGTGAGAACAAACATCATTTCACAAGGGCTTTACAACTCGGATACATACGTGGAAGCAACCGTGGATTCTCTCGTCCATTAAAGATGATTCGTGATGTTTCAGTGGTTAACGTCGGCGAACTTGACGAACTTGCAGATCAGCTTGTAGAAGATGGCTTTGCACAACTCGAAGAAGGTGCATATGCTATCAATCTTGCAGATCTTGAGATTGAAAAGGTTCTTGGTACCGGAAAAGTAACAAAGAATATGGTTGTTACAGCAAGCAGCTTCTCAGGAGTTGCTCGGAACAAGATCGAGAATGCAGGTGGATCCTGCGTAGAAATTGAAGAGTAA
- a CDS encoding 50S ribosomal protein L19e codes for MTDLTNQKKLAAKVLGCGVHKVWLDPEASAEIAVAITREDIRGLIAGGSIKAELVKGVSRGRARERDAKRKYGHRKGHGSRKGRKGARNPRKEQWMKKIRAIRRRLKELRADGTLDKSTYCKVYRKAKGGEYRNLAHMEAHLNIKKTE; via the coding sequence ATGACCGATCTTACAAACCAGAAAAAACTTGCAGCAAAGGTCCTGGGTTGCGGAGTCCACAAGGTCTGGTTAGATCCTGAAGCTTCTGCTGAAATAGCAGTTGCTATTACAAGGGAAGATATCCGTGGTCTTATTGCAGGCGGAAGCATAAAAGCAGAGCTTGTAAAGGGAGTTAGCCGCGGACGCGCAAGAGAAAGGGATGCAAAACGTAAATACGGCCACCGCAAGGGTCATGGTTCCCGTAAAGGTAGAAAGGGTGCACGTAACCCGAGGAAAGAGCAGTGGATGAAAAAGATCCGTGCTATCAGGAGGAGGCTTAAAGAGCTTCGTGCAGATGGTACACTCGATAAGTCCACATACTGCAAGGTCTACCGTAAAGCAAAGGGTGGCGAGTATAGGAACTTAGCTCATATGGAAGCGCATCTTAATATTAAGAAGACAGAATGA